The Raphanus sativus cultivar WK10039 chromosome 6, ASM80110v3, whole genome shotgun sequence sequence ATCTTTTGGAGTCTCAAGCCAATATTTTGCAGTTACATTTAAAATGATGTAATCCAATTTCTGAACTGCCAGTAAATTAACCTGCAAATTAACTTATAACAATGAAATTGTATTTCCCAAACTCTGTTTCCAACAAAATAAGCACTTTCCTTCCAAAAGAAATTGTATTTATGGAGAATCTAAATTTTCTATACTAAATTCACCCATAGAAACCCAGAGGAAAAAAATAAACCTTAGAAAAACCATAAGAAAGACACGACAGTGAAATAAATACCTTTAAAGATGATCGATTAGCAAGGGTTATGATCCATGAGAATCTCACGGTATGCCGAAGCTGACTGAGCCGGAGTATCCCCCGTAGATTTTAGCAGCAATCATGACTTTTACGAAGTAACAGATCTAAATGGGAGGAGAGACCATTTTTGTGGGGTTTAATGGATTCTGCAAGACTCTGATTAAAAAAAGatcatactccctctgttttttaaagatacatattctagacttttcacatatattaagaaatcacattaaaaatgcattgatttttgtgaataataattttctatactctttaaccaataaaaatacaataaacacaattaattttcttgaagttaacagattttcattaaataatacattgaaaaaataaaaaatgtatctttttaaaacaaatttttttcctagaacatggatctttaaaaaacagagggagtataagaTAAAGATGTGTGGTGGTCGGTGAGGGAGATTATTGGACCGTGGTCAGGATGAACAAAagaataaaggaaaaaaaaagagaaagctTTAATTGCTTTGAGATCTAATGAAGAAGagataagaaaaatatgatCCACCAATAATAATAAGTGATTAGGTTTAGTTAGTAAACCTAACTAGAAAGAGGAAAAAGTTAGAGAAAGTGTCTATGTATAAGAAAGTGATTCATAGTGTAATTCATAACTATAAAAGTGATCCATGgtgtaattttttctttattttatttgaaatacatATCGCCATTAATCGTTCACAAGATATATTTCATGGATTCATTGATTCAAGCGATTGAGTCACAGAAGGGCAGTCGTCTCGTGCGGCATATAGCTGATACGGTTTCTCACTGAGGGCAAGCCATTGCTTCACAGTGAACTGATGAGTGCTCGGAGTTCCAATCTTGCTCATCTCTACTTTCACGTACTCAACATACCAGCCGGGCTTGTTGCCGGAGCCGTCAGTTGATAGTCTCATAAAACATATTGGGTTGGGAAGACACCGCCCCGTCACATTGAAAACATCCAGATTACCGTTCTCGAAATAGTCTCGATCTCTAGTCTCACCCCAACTCGCTAGGTCCTTAAATTCGATGTACACGACTTTTTCGGCGAATATAACTCCTATGATCGAATCTGTGCCGGAGTTTTTTCTCGTTCCGGTTTGGACATATATTGTGTATTGGCATCTTTCCTGcaaaatcaagaaaaattaTAACCCAATCGAGAAACGAAGTTTATAGCCTAATAGTTTAAACATACTTCCttagataaaaagaaaagtcaTTATTTAGATGACGAGATTTGGGGGACATACTGTGGATGCAACGATGGAGATGGTGGCAATGAGGACGGAGAGGAAAATAACGTCTTGAGGAGCCATCATTAGTGATTTGAATGTGAGAAATAGAAACATATCAACAGTTTCTGTCATACATACTGAGACACAACACAAGGTTTGGATGTAACCAGAGAAGAGAGCTCATATCTTACATTGGAAAAGATGTTTTGCCAAAATTTCGCTAGGCATAAACTCAGCAACAAGAAGTCTCTCTTCACCTTCATAGCAACATCCAAGCAGATTTGCCATCCTATATTTCCTTTAACTGCCCAACAGCTTTAGCGTCCTCCTCCTATCgaaaaaataaaccaaagatTCAAGAACCAGGATTGCATAAAGGTAAGAGCTTTAACCCAAGATGTATACCAGAAACTGACGAGAATCAGGCCAAGCTTTCCTATTAAACCTCCTGACAGCAATACGCTTTGGTTATCAAGTTTTTCTTTGTACACAACACTGGGAGCTTTCTCTCCATGCTTTGATACTTTATTCTCTGTAACAAAACCTGAAATAGCGTTCCTTAGCGTCTTGATGGAGAATTCACGAAACTGAGGCAGATCATTACCTTCACCTATCCTATCATCACCACCTGAGAGAAAAATCCAAATCCACGatttaacaacaacaacaaaagggtcaaaaatcaaataaagttATCAGTTACACCTAAGGCTGTGACTCCATGATTGGATTCTTGAGGCTCTGAAAGGTAACAAAATGTACATAGCTTGGAAACCTCACAACATTTCAAGTGTTTCAGAAACCATAAACCCCTAAAACTGCCGTTATATCAAATCGACCCAAAAACCACAGGTTACTAAAGTAATTAAACTTACAGTGATTAGTGTTTTTcaaacttataaattattacTCCATCCGTATCATTTTAATTGgtgtttagaaattttattttgttttataatatgtggtgttttcattaatcaatataaaattgAATGTCATATAAAATTTGTGAccaaaatactatattttttatttattggttgaacttattttatttattggtacttttatttaatcaagagatattttataaaattttgaattttcttaatatttgtacAATAACCAACTAAAATGATACTGAGGAAATAATTAAGAAATACATCTGACTTTCTAATAGTTGATGCTGCCTTAATACCTCATACTTCTTCTTTATCACTATAAGTGATTTTCAAGGTTTTTCcatatagattaagaaaacataaaattttatacaatttatcttggtgatttgaaaatttcattaaatGAAACATGTGCAACCAATACAAAAAtatacagtattttataatttgccacaaaatttaaatgttattaaattatatttagaatAGTGAGAATATCGATTATTGCCACGTGGGCTTTATTCAACTTACATATGGCAAAAACACACAGGgcaacatttttattttatttgaaatacatATCGCCATTAATCGTTCACAAGATATATTTTATGGATTCATTGATTCAAGCGATTGAATCCCAGAAGGGCAGTCGTCTCGTTTGGCAAATATCTTATACGGTTCCTCACTGAGGGCAAGCCATTGCTGCACAGTGAACTGATGAGTGCTCCAAGTTCCAATCTTGCTCATCGTTACATTCACGTACTCAGGATACCAGCCGGGCTTGTTGCCGGAATTGTCAGAGAATAGTGTCATAAAGCATACTGGGTTGGGAACACACTCCGCCGTCCCATTGAAAGTATCCAGATCACCATTCTCGAAATAGTCTAGACCTGGCGTAGTCCCACCCCAACTCACTAGGTCCATAATTTGGATGTGCACGTCTTTGTCGCCCAATAAAACCCCTATTTTCGAATCTGTGCCAGAATTTTTTCTCGTTCCGGTTTGGATACTTATTGTATATTGGCAGTCTTCCTGcaaaatcaagaaaaattaTAACCCGATCGAGAAACAAAATTTATCGCTTAATAGTTTAAACAAATTTCGctagataaaaagaaaagtcaTTATTTAGATAAATAGATTTGGGGGACATACCGCAGATGCAACGATGGTGATGGCGGCGATGAGGACGGAGAGAAAGATAACGTCTTGACGAGCCATCGTTAGTGATTTGGATGTGAGAAATAGAGATCTTATCTGTACAACTATTTATAGAGTTGAAGACTTTGAGATTTCTTTCTATTGGTTATATATAAGGATTATCAGTTAAGTTGTACTTATCTAAGATATTGATAAGTTAGAGTCGTCCTTATCTTGTAGAGATACTCTACTAATCTCTTCTATTAAATACACACATGTGATTAATGAAATACACAAGTTAACATAAACTCTATATGGTATCAAGGCACTTCTGATTCTATTCTTttcttaaacttaaaatttgTATTCTCTCTTCTACGATGTCTACAGAGTCTTCTATGACAGCTGAATCAACCATTTTTTCAATATCGTAAAAAGCACTCTCATCTCTCTCAACATGTCCAACATCACAAAGCTTACTGCAACAAATTTCATAACATGGGTCTTGCAAGTTCGCGCTCTTCTAGAAGCACACGAGTTGCATTGCTTCATTGATGAAGCAGATCAAACACCTTCTACTATCACGACAATAACTGAACCAAATCCTAGCTTGTTGCTTGGAATCATCAAGACAAGATGCTTTACAGTGCATTACTTGGATCACTGTCTTTAGCTGTTTAACCTATTGTAGTAAAGAGCTACTAACACTCGTGAAGTCTGGCAAATTCTCTATCGAACCTACGGCAAACCAACAAGAGGGCACATCAAGCAATTGAAACAACAAATCAAAATCCACCAACGGAAGCAAGTCAATCAATGAGTACATGCCTATCATCATTGATAAAGTTGACAAACTGGCTCTTCTTGGAGCAGTGTATGATCATGAAGATCTTCTGGACATCATCACTGATGGACTAGGAGATGATTACCGTGAAGTTATCGACATGGTTAATGGTTGTGACACTCCAATTACCATTTATGAACTTCATGAGAGACTGATTGTTCGAGAGCACACGCTGAACATCACCAATCCTATTAATCTCTCTGTTCCAGTAACAACAATACATCACAAGCTCGTCCTCACCAAAGTCAAAGCTA is a genomic window containing:
- the LOC130496537 gene encoding PLAT domain-containing protein 2-like; amino-acid sequence: MTETVDMFLFLTFKSLMMAPQDVIFLSVLIATISIVASTERCQYTIYVQTGTRKNSGTDSIIGVIFAEKVVYIEFKDLASWGETRDRDYFENGNLDVFNVTGRCLPNPICFMRLSTDGSGNKPGWYVEYVKVEMSKIGTPSTHQFTVKQWLALSEKPYQLYAARDDCPSVTQSLESMNP
- the LOC130496431 gene encoding PLAT domain-containing protein 3-like; protein product: MARQDVIFLSVLIAAITIVASAEDCQYTISIQTGTRKNSGTDSKIGVLLGDKDVHIQIMDLVSWGGTTPGLDYFENGDLDTFNGTAECVPNPVCFMTLFSDNSGNKPGWYPEYVNVTMSKIGTWSTHQFTVQQWLALSEEPYKIFAKRDDCPSGIQSLESMNP